One Candidatus Acetothermia bacterium genomic region harbors:
- the def gene encoding peptide deformylase produces the protein MVRVYPDPILRRPAQPVQPGSDEARMAATSLRRAFAELEALGLAANQIGFPVRVIMVRLGDEDQVLLNPAIVARSSALSVESEGCLSIPGVEAEVPRAAEVVVHAMDEEGRPVELTLTDLEARLLQHEVDHLDGVLYVDHLPFSERRRILRAFREAQKRKEQVTSAT, from the coding sequence ATGGTACGGGTTTATCCGGATCCGATCTTGCGGCGGCCGGCTCAGCCGGTCCAGCCGGGAAGCGACGAGGCGCGCATGGCGGCGACCTCCCTGCGCCGGGCGTTCGCCGAGCTGGAGGCATTGGGGCTCGCGGCCAACCAGATCGGGTTCCCGGTACGGGTGATCATGGTCCGCCTTGGGGACGAGGATCAGGTGCTCCTGAACCCGGCCATTGTGGCGCGGTCGTCCGCGCTCTCCGTGGAGTCCGAGGGGTGCCTGTCCATCCCCGGGGTGGAGGCGGAGGTGCCGCGGGCGGCGGAGGTGGTGGTGCACGCCATGGACGAGGAAGGCCGGCCGGTGGAGCTCACCCTCACCGACCTGGAGGCCCGGCTCCTCCAGCATGAGGTGGACCACCTCGACGGGGTGCTGTACGTGGATCACCTCCCGTTTTCCGAGCGTCGCCGCATCCTGCGCGCGTTCCGCGAAGCCCAGAAACGAAAGGAGCAGGTGACTTCCGCCACGTGA
- the fmt gene encoding methionyl-tRNA formyltransferase, which produces MTVRLAFAGTSRFAVPALQVLARRFGLVLVVTQPDRPAGRGLPLTSPPVKEEAQRLGLPLVQPRSINAPDVVERLRSLDLDLLVVAAFGQLLRPAVLSLPRLGCVNIHASLLPNYRGAAPVAWAIIHGEEETGVTTFRLDEGMDTGPILLQHKAAIGPNDTAGELEARLAELGAELIVDTVEGLASGTLTPVPQPPEGTLAPKLHREDGRIRWDWETRRIHNLVRGTNPCPGAYTHFGERPVKVHRTRPVEEGRSDLPPGTILPRRDRLLVATGDGALELLEVQPAGCRAMSGRDFLNGYCRTAGERFA; this is translated from the coding sequence GTGACGGTACGCCTCGCGTTCGCCGGCACCAGCCGGTTCGCCGTGCCGGCCCTGCAGGTCCTGGCGCGGCGGTTCGGCCTGGTCCTGGTGGTGACCCAGCCCGATCGGCCCGCCGGACGCGGGCTCCCGCTCACCTCGCCCCCGGTCAAGGAGGAGGCCCAGCGCCTCGGCCTGCCCCTCGTTCAGCCCCGGTCGATCAACGCCCCCGACGTGGTGGAGCGGTTGCGGTCCTTGGACCTCGACCTTTTGGTGGTGGCCGCGTTCGGCCAGCTCCTGCGCCCGGCCGTGCTGTCCCTCCCCCGGCTGGGGTGCGTGAACATCCACGCCTCCCTCCTCCCCAACTACCGCGGGGCGGCCCCGGTGGCATGGGCGATCATCCACGGGGAGGAGGAGACCGGGGTGACCACGTTTCGCCTGGACGAGGGAATGGACACCGGTCCGATCTTGCTCCAGCACAAGGCCGCGATTGGCCCGAACGACACGGCCGGGGAACTGGAGGCGCGCCTGGCGGAGCTGGGTGCGGAGCTGATCGTGGACACGGTGGAGGGCTTAGCTAGCGGCACCCTCACCCCCGTGCCCCAGCCCCCGGAGGGGACGCTCGCGCCGAAGCTCCACCGGGAGGACGGGCGCATCCGCTGGGATTGGGAGACGCGACGCATCCACAATCTGGTGCGGGGCACGAACCCATGCCCCGGGGCGTACACGCACTTCGGGGAGCGGCCGGTCAAGGTCCATCGCACCCGCCCCGTGGAGGAGGGGCGGTCGGACCTCCCCCCCGGGACCATCCTCCCCCGACGGGACCGGCTCCTCGTGGCCACCGGAGACGGGGCATTGGAACTTCTCGAAGTCCAGCCGGCGGGGTGCCGGGCCATGTCCGGCCGGGACTTCCTGAACGGCTACTGCCGGACCGCCGGGGAGCGGTTCGCTTGA